From one Shewanella sp. GD04112 genomic stretch:
- the ompR gene encoding two-component system response regulator OmpR: MGQETSKILVVDDDMRLRALLERYLMEQGYQVRSAANAEQMDRLLERENFHLIVLDLMLPGEDGLSICRRLRQQGSTIPIVMLTAKGDEVDRIIGLELGADDYLPKPFNPRELLARIKAVMRRQIQDVPGAPAQQEAEISFGEFSLDLATREMYHGSEAIALTSGEFAVLKVLVTHPREPLSRDKLMNLARGRDYSALERSIDVQVSRLRRLIEKDPANPRYIQTVWGLGYVFVPDGAARR; this comes from the coding sequence ATGGGACAAGAAACCTCGAAAATCCTCGTCGTCGATGATGATATGCGCCTACGAGCACTACTCGAGCGTTACCTGATGGAGCAAGGCTATCAGGTGCGCAGTGCGGCCAATGCTGAGCAGATGGACCGTTTATTGGAGCGTGAAAACTTCCACCTAATAGTGCTCGATTTGATGTTGCCCGGTGAAGATGGGCTATCCATCTGCCGTCGTCTGCGCCAACAGGGCAGTACCATTCCGATTGTGATGCTCACCGCCAAGGGCGATGAGGTCGACCGCATTATCGGCCTAGAACTCGGTGCCGATGATTACCTACCGAAACCCTTTAACCCGAGGGAATTATTGGCACGGATCAAAGCGGTCATGCGTCGCCAAATCCAAGATGTGCCCGGCGCACCCGCGCAGCAGGAAGCCGAAATTAGCTTTGGTGAGTTCTCCCTCGACTTAGCCACCCGTGAGATGTACCACGGCAGTGAGGCCATCGCACTCACCAGTGGCGAGTTTGCGGTATTAAAAGTGTTAGTGACTCATCCACGCGAGCCTTTATCTCGGGATAAACTGATGAACCTCGCCCGCGGCCGCGATTATTCGGCGCTAGAGCGCTCAATTGACGTACAGGTTTCGCGCCTGCGCCGATTGATTGAGAAGGATCCCGCTAACCCAAGATATATCCAAACAGTCTGGGGTCTTGGCTATGTGTTTGTGCCCGACGGCGCAGCCCGTCGATGA